In Marasmius oreades isolate 03SP1 chromosome 1, whole genome shotgun sequence, one DNA window encodes the following:
- a CDS encoding uncharacterized protein (BUSCO:EOG092659DX) gives MASAASRFLPRLALFAHHSKPLYRTTRFSLNKLSLHPQKRCLATPPPHINVSELSTADYDRLSDEVMDTLVEDLERILDEHGNPKYEIDYHSGVLTLKLGEQGTYVINKQPPNKQIWLSSPFSGPKRYDYSQEGDKWTYSRDKRSLGRLLNEELSNAFKQHIHLNVP, from the exons atgGCCTCTGCAGCTTCTCGCTTTCTCCCCCGTCTCGCCCTTTTTGCGCACCATTCAAAACCACTTTATCGGACAACGCGTTTCTCTTTAAACAAACTATCACTTCATCCTCAAAAACGCTGCCTAGCTACACCACCGCCCCACATCAACGTCAG CGAATTATCAACTGCAGATTATGACAGGTTATCGGACGAAGTTATGGACACCTTAGTCGAAGATTTAGAGAGAATACTCGACGAGCATGGCAATCCCAAATATGAGATTGATTACCAC AGTGGTGTTCTTACATTGAAACTCGGAGAGCAAGGAACCTATGTGATAAACAAACAACCACCCAATAAGCAGATATGGTTGTCTTCCCCCTTCAG TGGACCGAAAAGGTACGATTATTCGCAAGAAGGAGATAAATGGACATATTCCAGAGACAAACGGTCACTAGGGCGGCTTTTGAATGAAGAGTTGAGCAACGCATTCAAACAGCATATCCACTTGAACGTTCCTTAG
- a CDS encoding uncharacterized protein (BUSCO:EOG09263FGN) — MVLPRLGSLHLAKRFTHSSSRSAPYLLFPLQLQELLNREENVKVLDATWFMPNSPRNGREEFLAKHIPKAQFLDLDAVASPHPLGLKHMLPSEATFATACESFGIRANTHVVIYDTHGVFSSPRALYMFRSFGHSNSSILNGGLPFWEVEGLSTESGQEQQPHTTHYSKPSLDTSSVRSYEQVVENAEHDPSSQHAEVVLDARSRGRYLGTDPEPRPGLSSGHIPNSIALPFHVFLQTHEGPTSYTTVRSTADIRRALNEAVGSSQAESIINGQKSVVTTCGSGMTAGVLWLGLKLLGAPKVGLYDESWTGYALRPTSKIVKDR; from the exons ATGGTCCTTCCACGCCTCGGATCCCTACACCTGGCTAAGAGGTTCACccattcaagttcaaggagTGCACCGTATCTACTTTTTCCGCTACAGCTACAAGAACTTCTCAACCGCGAAGAAAATGTGAAGGTGCTTGATGCGACCTGGTTCATGCCAAATTCTCCAAGAAACGGACGCGAAGAATTCCTTGCGAAACACATCCCGAAAGCTCAGTTTTTGGATCTCGACGCG GTCGCGAGTCCTCATCCCCTCGGGTTGAAGCACATGTTACCGTCAGAGGCTACGTTCGCGACAGCTTGTG AAAGCTTCGGTATTCGCGCAAACACTCATGTAGTAAT TTACGACACACATGGcgtcttctcttctcccCGAGCCTTATATATGTTCCGAAGCTTTGGGCATTCCAACTCGAGCATTCTTAACGGCGGTTTACCTTTCTGGGAAGTGGAGGGACTATCGACAGAGAGTGGACAAGAGCAGCAGCCACATACAACCCACTATTCCAAACCTTCCCTCGATACGAGCTCTGTGCGAA GCTATGAACAAGTAGTCGAAAACGCGGAGCACGATCCGTCGTCTCAGCATGCAGAGGTTGTTCTTGACGCGAGGTCGCGGGGACG CTATCTTGGAACGGATCCCGAGCCTCGACCCGGACTCTCATCTGGTCACATTCCAAACTCGATCGCTCTTCCTTTTCACGTGTTTTTGCAAACACACGAGGGACCAACAAGCTACACGACCGTTCGATCCACCGCCGATATTCGAAGGGCGTTAAACGAAGCGGTCGGTTCTTCACAAGCGGAGTCCATCATTAACGGACAGAAATCAGTTGTAACCACCTGCGGTAGCGGCATGACGGCTGGCGTTCTATGGCTTGGTTTAAAACTATTGGGGGCACCGAAAGTCGGGTTATACGATGAG TCATGGACTGGGTATGCCTTGAGACCGACTAGCAAGATAGTCAAGGATAGGTGA